atacaagtagtgatgaagtcagtctctcctccactttgagccaggagagattgacatgcatattattaatgttagctctctgtgtacatccaagggccagccgtgctgccctgttctgagccaattgcaattttcctaagtccctctttgtggcacctgaccacacgactgaacagtagtccaggtgcgacaaaactagggcctgtaggacctgccttgttgatactgctgttaagaatgcagagcagcgctttattatagacagacttctccccattctagctactgttgtatcaatatgttttgaccatgacaatttacaatccagggttactccaagcaatttagtctcctcaacttgctcaatttccacattattcattacatgttttagttgagatttagggtttagtaaattatttgtccaaaatacaatgcttttagtttttgaagtatttaggactaatttattccttgccacccgttctgaaactaactgcagctctttgttaagtgttgctgtcatttcagttgctgtggtagctgacatgtatagtgttgagtcatccgcatacatagacacactggctttactcaaagccagtggcatgtcgttagtaaagattgaaaaaggtaaggggcctagacagctgccctggggaattcctgattctacctggattttgttggagaggcttccattaaagaacaccctctgtgttctgttagacaggtaactctttatccacaatatagcagggggtgtaaagcataacacatacgtttttccagcaacagactatgatcgataatgtcaaaagccgcactgaagtctaacaaaacagcccccacaatctttttatcatcaatttctctcagccaatcatcatttgtgccagtgctgtgcttgttgaatgtccttccctataagcgtgctgaaagtctgttgtctatttgtttactgtaaaatagcattttatctggtcaaacaccatttttccaaaagtttactaagtgtagggtaacaggctaattggtcggctatttgagggggggctttactattcttaggtaggtgTAGCGGATgattttggacggagtcaggtgcaggagggtaaatcacagaatatatgGTTTATTCAGGAACACAgcagtacgcagcaatgcgtaaaacactccagtgcggtaaatacggcgcactggagaaaaacaAGGCACaggggtgaatatcccggcgatacaaaatgcaaagtagctccaccgagctagagtcacctccacaataactaatcacacacaaagacagggggGCAGGGGGAACACGtatacaggtactaatgaggggatatgaaccaggtgtgtgtaataaacaagacaaaacaaatggaatgatgagatgaggagcgacagtgtctagaaggccggtgacgacgaatgccgaagcctgcccgaacaaggaggggaggcagcttcggaggaagtcgtgacattaggttaataacttttgcttccctccaggcctgagggcacacactttctagtaggcttaaattgaagatatggcaaatatgagtggcaatatcatccgctattatcctcagtaattttccatccaagttgtcagacctcggtggcttgtcattgttgatcaacaataatcattttttcacctcttccacacttactttacggaattcaaaatcaaaatgtttgtctttcataatttggtcagatatacttgcatttgtagtgtcagcatttgttgctggcatgtcatgcctaagtttgctaatcttgccaatgaaaaagtaattaaagtagttggcaatatcagtgggttttgtgatgaatgagccatctgattcaatgaatgatggagcggagtttgcctttttgcccaagatttcatttaaggtgctccaaagctttttactatcattcttcatgtcatttatctttgtttcatagtgtagtttcttcttctttttattcagtttagtcacatgatttctcaatttgcattacgtttgccaatcggttgtacagccagacctatttgccatctcttctgCCTCAtgcctctcaaccataccatttttcaattcctcatcaatccacagggaatttgatgatttcattcctgtactgtttgtaactaccctggtaggttgattggtaacctgaaccaggttgcaggcaacagttacagtttgaagctttctcttgagtgggcagcctgatgaaagacagtcaatatttaaatcacccagaaagtatacagttcatataaggaaatcagtcaattgaaataaataaattaggccctaatgtatggatttcacaactgggaatacagatatgcatctgttggtcacagataccttttttttttaaaggtagaggtgtggatcagaaaaccactcagtatctggtgtgaccaccatttgccttatgcagcgttacacatctccttcacatagagttgatcaggctgttgattgtggcctgtggaatgttgtcccactcctcttcaatggctgtgcaaagttgctggatattggtagAAACTGGAACACGATGTCGTCCACatagatccagagcatcccaaacatgctcaatgggtgacatgtctggtgagtatgcaggccatggaagaactgggacattttcttccaggaattgtgtacagatccttgcgacatggggccgtgcattattatgctgatacatgaggtgatggcggaggatgaatggcacgacaatgggcctcaggatctcctcacggtatcgctgtgcattcaaattgccattgataaattGCATTTGTGTTCGTTTTCCAAAGCTTatccctgcccataccataaccccaccgccaccatggggcacgctgttcacaatgttgacattagcaaaccgctcgcctactcgacgccatacacatggtctgcgattgaagccggttggacgtaatgccaaattctataaaacaacattggaggcagcttattgtagagaaattaacattcaaattttggcaacagctctggttgacattcctgcagtcagcatgccaactgcatgctccctcaaaactgtgGCATTGttgacacattttagagtggacttttattgttcccagcacaaggtacacctgtgtaatgatcatgctgtttaatcagcttcttgatatgccacacctgtaaggtggatggattatcttggcaaaggagaaatgctcactaacagggatgtaaacaaatttgtgcaccacatttttgagaaatacgtttttttgtgcatatgtaaaatgtctggggtcttttatttcagctcatgaaacatgggaccaacaccttacatgttgcatttatatttttgttcagtgtgtgtctaTACATGTAGCTTCTCGTCTGTCATAACTTTGTCCCAGAAGACTAAATACAGCGGTGCTcacaatatttttttataaatcaaTAGAATGAATGTATCAATAATCTAGTGTAGTTGGCATCAGTTAAGTTCTCTTTCATTTCTGCTGCTCTCACAGAGCGAGGATGTTTAGGGACTAAAGAGAACATGCAATAGTTCTAAAGCAGGGGAAAGCTTCTTCCTGTGCAACATTTTCAAATGACGTTTTCAAATGACAATTTCAGTTTAACATATTGTATGGCACTGACTGTTGTGATTGCATGATAATAGTATTCAGTTTCCTCATGACAGCCTCTATTGTTCTTTAGGAGGAAGCAGAAGAAGACATTCACAAGCAGATCTGTCCGGCATTCCAGAAGCCTGTCATCAGACAGCGACACACAGAAAGACTATCAGGCTTCAGAATACCACAACACAGACCAATCACTGTTTCACTCTACCTCAGACAAACAACTCCTACCTCAAATACAGCCATCTACTGGCCTGTCTCACTCAGTGATACTGTTGAAATCCAATAATGTCCCCATTTACATAGACATGTTAAGCTTTGATGTTATGTTGTCATGTACACACCATTTCTGTCATAAATCATATCAACATTAAAATGTTTACTGTTTATAACCTTGTTTGGACCAGTGAAGGGACCTAACCCTgcttacacatttacattttagtcatttagcagacgctcttatccagagcgacttacagttagtgagtgcatacattatttttttatttttttattttatatactggccccccgtgggaatcgaacccacaaccctggcgttgcaaacgccatgctctaccaactgagctacatccctaccggccattccctcccctaccctggacgacgctgggccaattgtgcgccgacccatgggtctcccggtcgcggccggctacaacagagcctggattcgaaccaggatctctagtggcacagctagcactgcactgGGGACTGATGTTTCTTTACTCTCTCTTCTATTTGATTATTAACCAGTCTATTACCATAGTGACAAGGGTGTGGTTGCTAGAGCCACAGATATACAGTTTGTTCCCTGGCTACGTGACTTATGTTATTACATAACTTTGCAGTAGATTTGTGGCGTAGCTAGGTATTGTACGCTATTTAGCTTTACCAGATGTCCTGACCATTCAAAATAtaacaattgtgtgtgtgttgtctgtgtgcaGGTCCACCTATGGTGATCATTTCTATTATTTAAGAAGGGTGGTAATACAGTGAGAGAAGGTGGGTGAATAAAGAGTTAGCAATTCAGTGGACGGTAAAATGGGGGGATGATTAAAAGGAGAcgaagagcagagggagaggtgtGTGGTAACTGTTGTCTGCACTGGGTGTACCTTGTCCCTTTAAAAACCTGTCATCAGCACAATCAGTTGCACAACCctaggacatttacattttagtcatttagcagacgcccttgtCTAGGGCCACTTGCAGTCAAACTGGAAGTACAGACATGCTTCTTGCTTTATCAACTAAGCGAAAAAGAGAAATTAGACCATATTTGGTTTATGATGCCAGGGCTATGGCTAGGGTTTGAAATAGTTGCAGATAGAACCAGATTAGAGTTGAGAACAGGGTTTTAGATATAGGCCACAGAAGGGTTTCTACTGAATCAACTGAAAAGCCATTTATTTCATGGGATGTAACATTTTGTGCTGTTTTCCTACAATGGCCATCTCTCCTTACCCATAAATATGTGTTGCGTTGTCAGTTCCCCCCTTTTCTGCATCTGGGTTTCTGGGTTCATGAAGAAGGGGGACTATGGGGGAGGGGCCTAGATTTTAGGGGCTGATGTCATCACTGAGCATGCTCCCTCTTGCAGCTGTGACATCACCGCAGCGCAGCATTCCATTCTTCAGACACTGGAACAACACAGAACCCCTGACCCAGCTCCCCCTCTAgcagctcccctctctctctctctctctctctctctctctctctctctctctctctctctctctctctctctctctctctctctctctctcaagccacttctctccatttcacccctctctctctccgttctctcgtttctctctcacATCATCTGCACTGGGCCTGTGCCTTTCTTTCTTCCTCACTTCTGTTGTCAAGCCCCCTATCTTTTCTTAATCTTTCAACGTTCAGGCTTTTTTCTTCTCTAGCACAAGCTTCTCTCTGGCTGGAATGAGGGTGCAGGCTGCACAAGGTTACGCTCCACTCAACGGCAAAATATTTGCTGATAGAGCTGATAAAGGCAGACTCAGGAGGGGAGAGCTTATACAATAACAGACCTGATTTATAACTCTCAGACATCctgcaatctctctctttctctttctctctgtccataCCATTTCATTGTTGCTATGATTCATTGCACTGTAATGTGTTTGTTCATTTACTGCTGCTATTAGTCCCAACACTGATTGAGAAGGGGTTTTGAATCTAACTTTAGTAAGAAGTAGACTTGTACTTTCTTTAACCCTCAGCATTCGGTATTGGAAAAAAGTCATACATTCTTGTTGATTTACAGCAATGCATTAGAGACCAATAGTTAGTCAAGGCTAAATGAGAGAGCAAGAGTGAGTGATAGAACTGAGTGGGGGATGGGAGGAGAAGAATGAGGGGgaagaaaataaagagaaggcAGACTCAATGAGGGAGGTAGGGAAAATAGAACTGTCAGAACAATAAGGGCAAACAGAGAAAGAGGGGAGCTGGAAAAGGCAGGTACAGTCACATCCTGCTAGATTTCAAAAGATAAAGAGGGGGGCCAGCGTGTACTCTGTGATACTGTACGTGCTGTGCACATTActaatgtgtgtgtatgagtatgCATCAGTGTTGAGTGTGTGAGTTTGTGCATGACTATGCATAGCCTGTGCGCAAGACTGTTTGTCTGAATGTGTCATGCTTTTTTCTGCACTTTGTTAGTGATTAACTGTTCACCTTTTACGGTTGGGAAAGTGTTGTTGTCATTCAGCaggaaaggaaggaggagggggagagggagggagagagagggagggaggtacagGAGGAAAAGGAGTGGCTTTCTGTAGATAGCTGTCCTTTCTGCCAGAGCTCACCCTCTCAGTGGCGGCTTAGGAGTGACAATAGAGGAGCAGATCGGGAGTGCCAagacacagagagggaaagaTAAAGAGGGAGACTACAGAGCTCATTTTTCACTCAGGTACGTAACGGCACAGTAGAAGATCAGATTTGATACAGAGAGGAATGAGGTTTTAGTTTTGCACTGTTACACTTAGGCCATTATTAGGGGTCTCATTTCAAAGTAGTTAGGCCGCAGAGAGGATGTGAGGCtttgtgctagtgtgtgtgtgtgtgtgcgtgtgtactcatttgtgtgtgtatttttgacTGTTTAGGTATGTTTTTCATGCATGAGCTCAGCACACTGTATGTATAAATATTTTAGAAATGTTTCTGTACATTTACTATACTGCATGAGGGAGTGAAGCAGGTATGTGGTGTTTAAATGTGTAGGTTATGTCAACTGGTGTAAAAAGTTATTTTGGCACAGTTGACATAGAGAGTGTATACCAATAAATCTTTATGAAATGGAAGTTCAAGAGGTGACAATGCGAAGCTATTTCTTTCTGGTGGGCTAAACATTCTGTGCCATAACACAGATCAGGCATATGTACTGTACGTTCATGTATAAGTGTATGGGTGAGTGTTGAAATGGTAGGGATAACTAGGCATTCAAAAGACACCTCCCACAGGAATTTAGCACCATCGGGCCTCAGTGTGTTCAATAGTCTCTACTGTATGCCTAGCTTGTCCCTGACATGTGCTAGTTACAGTGGGAAGTTATATCAGCTTATCGTAATATAGCAATCAAGTAAGTACTGTGTTGTTTAGTGTGTTTCATGTTGTACCTGACGGTCTGTTGTGCATTGCATTATGTGTGTTCCAGCATCATGGCGTCGGCTGCTCCACAGAAGAGGATGGTATCCTCCGTCTTCATCACACTGACGTCCCCTTACAGAGCCACCGTCACGCAGcaccaacacacacgcacacacaacgcCACCGCCAATGACATGCCACATGCAGCCACGCGGGTTAGCCCAGGGGACAGCAGCACCCGTAATCCCAGTGTCAGTGACACACAGCATGGCTCCATACGCAGGCGAGAGAGGACTCCGTCTGAGTCCCAGGGCAGTGCACAGAATGGGGACCAGAGCTCCACACCTTCCCTGGCCAGACCCTCAGAACCCAGAACTCCATCCAGCCCAGtgacccctgacctcaccctgggtCCGGGATACACGCAGCAGCAGACAGATACCGCAGCATACAAGGGTCCTGGGGGTAATGAGGAGCAGTCAATACATTCATTACAAAATCTGTAATTTTGCTGTGAAGAAATCTAGATATTACAATTTACATGTTACAGTATTGTTATGAATGATAACAAAATACATATATAAATAACATGTTGACAGACAGGGTTGTGATGTTGACGACAGTGCTATTATTGCCATACTCATCAATACAGGAACCTATTTTCCTCACAGAGCTccttcctccacctccccctccccctgtgtCTGTGGATACTGAACTGACTGAGGATCttgcacctctcctgcctcctccacCCGTACAGGAGCCCCCAACTGCCTCCATCCTCCAACCTGTGTCTCCAGACAGACCAACAGTGTCTGAACAACCGGTAAGATTGACTTTATATTCTACATCCCATGCCATGTTATTGCTAGCCCTGGCATGATGACCATAGAAGTTGGCAAGACAGTACAAACTGatgtgggaccaggctatatTATTGCCATGTTTAGATTTCTTCTGACAATACTATAGAACAGCTCCACTTATATTTCTCACGAGACCTCTTATCTTGACCATTTTGTTGAAATGTTCAATAATGTCTTAGCAGGCAATGATACTGAGAGGTGCCAATTGCTGTGTGCAGAGACTCTGTAGTGTGCATGAAATCCATTGAGGAGACTTCAAGGATACATCTGTAATACAGATTAGTGGGGGGAAACACAGCTGTCTTTTGGATACAGTGGATGGCACAGCACAAATCACATTAGCACCCGTTTCTACAGCACTTCTACATGATCTTtcgcaaaaaaaaaagaaagaaacagGACTGTTGATCCCTCTCAGGGAAACATGACCCTCCCTGTCACCCCATTATTCCGTTCTCTGTTCTCCAACTCTCAGTCAAAAACACAGACCAATAAAGATGCCTAAACGGAGAGAGCAGGACTATTGGGTACATGGACTGTTGTTCCCCTTTCTCTTGGGCACTGGGgagtttatatatttttgctgAGACACTCTCAGTGTGTGAGACTGTGGCCCCTTTCTCCATTACCATGAACTGTAGCCCTCTCTAAGTTtggacaaaaaaacaacaaaatgctCTAATTTTGagacagagaaaacagagagaaaagagtGTATTGACTTTACTTTAAAATGGCACTGTTGACGAAGGCTGAAGACTAGCATGTCTGTGTGCCAAACAAAATGATTAGTCACACAAGTGAAGAATCTTTGACTTAATCCCCTTTTTTTTTAAACCCACAGAGCACTGCATTGAATAGACAGCCAGAGCAAAGAACACCATCTAGTGGGGGGGGACAGAAGGAACCGTCCCAGGAGCAGCTAGAGACGGTGGAGACCAAGGGTAAGGTGAAACTGTATCTGCCACCTTTTAGAAATGTCACCCGGGCATGGCACTTTTCACATTTCACAGTTATGATATCAGGGGTCGAATTACCCCCAtaacaaatcagggacaccacaTAATAATTTGAATATTAAATGTATTAAATGCTTTCTTCGTAGAGGTGTGTGGCTTTTGCCGTAAGCCTGTGGCCCTGAGTGAAACTGCCATAGAGGCTCTGAACAGGACGTACCACGCCAGTTGCTTCCAGTGCAGACAGTGCCATATCCCTCTGGCCGGTAAACTGTACTACAACAAGGCAGGAATACCACTCTGTGAGGACTGCTACCAGGTATAAACAACCTCCTGAGGAGGAATAGTACATGTAGTAGAGATTGACTTCAGATGATGATGATAAACTACTCTCTTTCCTTCAGGCCAGTTTGGAACTTTGCTGGGCGTGTGGGGAAGTTATCAAAGACCATGTAATCCGTGCACTGGAAAGAGCTTACCACCCACCTTGCTTTGTCTGTGCAACATGCAGCCAACCAATTGGAGAGCAGAGATTTGCTCAGGGAGAGGTTGGGGAAGTGTATTGCCTCCAGGATTACTATAggtacacacacagctacacaaaTCTCCATCTTCTGTTCTGACAAACTCATGTAACATGATTACCTGATGATGAGAGCTACTAAATGGGCGTGATGTTGATGGTAATAATAATGAAATACTGTGCTGTATCCGATTTGTGCGTTGAAGGAAATATGCTCCGCAGTGTAGTGCCTGCCAGCAGCTGATCATTCCAAGAGAGGATGGCACGGACAGCTACACCGTGGAGTGCCTGGGACGCTCCTTCCACGAGGACTGCTATCGCTGTGAGGTACAGTACATGAACAAGAGAAAGGCTCTTTATATGACAGTGTGATATGTGTGTTTTCTATATTTGCATGCCGATCTCAATCAGCTAAATAATTACTGGGGATTGGGTCCTTCACAATTAGTTCAAACATCAAGAATAGAATAACGTTAGACTAGAATAGAATAACTTTATTTTTCCCAGAGGAAACTTCAGCTGTGGCATCTGTGTGGCATCTGCATCTCACAACCTTTTCCGTTTTATACACCCTGTCTTCAGGTCTGCAGTACCCAGCTCTCCCCAGAGCCAAACAACCATGGCTGCCATCCACTGGATGGGAGGGTGCTGTGTAAGTCTTGTCACCTGACCATGGTTCAGTCTGCCCAGCTCTAATACTGAACTCAGAACCAGGGCCCGTATTCAGGGTTGgagagtaactgattacatgtatctgattacaaaaaaactTTACCTGTAACCAGCTacattaccagcaaaaatattgtaatcacattacagatacttttgaaaacgtacttcttggattactttgtGAAATGATGAcacctttttttttctcaatgacatttaattcagcattgaaaaaaggtgtCCATTTAAGTTTGCTCCACCTGAGTGAGTCTGAACACAAGTCAGagtatgatgacacaccaaatgtttGAAGGATCCTTCTTGTCTTCtttaatgcctcttaaggggaaagtaatccaaaagtaatcagattacattactgagtttgggtaatccaaaaattATGTTACTGATTgtaattttggacaggtaactaactagtaactctaacctaacgaattacatttagaaagtaccCAACCCTGCCCGTATTCATTAAGCATCTCAGAAAAGGAGTGAcaaatctaggatcagttttgccttttagatcgtAATGAATAAGATTGTATGGAAAGGgcagacctgatcctagatcagcattccttctctgagacactttatgaatacgggcccaggaACCAGGATGGGACTGAGCCAGAGCTGATCCAATCAGCACAGACATCCAACTGTGCAATGGAGCAAATGGAGAGGCAGGCTGAAAGTCAACAGAGTGGGTCCTGATTGGATTGTAAAGGAGAAATATCTATGAAACTGGGAGAGAAGACAAGCCTTCCTAGTTCTGCATCATGGGAATAAGTCGTTGGACTTAGAATGTAACAAACTTTCTTAATCACACAGCATTTAGAAATTATTTGCAATTATTGTTTACGTAGCAAGACATGTTTATCAATTGCCTCCTATActtctttcataatttgataCTTTTGCACTCTTTTTTCTACCCACACTAGTAAATGCACCAAAGATATTTATTCAACATACATTTTCAAGTATTTTGTGGTATGCATTCTTTGAACATTATGTAGTGCTCAGTGCTGTATGTTCATTCTCAATATATCCTTTCATATGAGAAAATAAACTAATATATTATACCGTTTTGTGCTTTGTTTTTTTTGCTTTCCTTGCCCTCTCCATGTTGGCAATCTTTTTTGAGACATGCATGTTCTTTGTATGGCTTGCATGCATCATTTCCTCAAGGAACACAGTGAACATATTAACTAATTAAAGAAACAAATGCATTATAGGATATATGCAAGGAAAATGACCTATGCAAGGGGAATAAAACCAGGGGCTGTATAGTTCTGAGAAAATAAACCATGATGGgggtggacatggtgttatgcaATTTCAGAGCACAATCGACGTGCCATTAAAACCTTCCGAAATTATTTTGGCCTACAAAGATGCCGTGGTCAATGACTTACGTAATCAACACCCTTTAGAACAGAATATTCAACAAAGCCATGATACA
This window of the Coregonus clupeaformis isolate EN_2021a chromosome 10, ASM2061545v1, whole genome shotgun sequence genome carries:
- the LOC121575436 gene encoding filamin-binding LIM protein 1, whose amino-acid sequence is MASAAPQKRMVSSVFITLTSPYRATVTQHQHTRTHNATANDMPHAATRVSPGDSSTRNPSVSDTQHGSIRRRERTPSESQGSAQNGDQSSTPSLARPSEPRTPSSPVTPDLTLGPGYTQQQTDTAAYKGPGELLPPPPPPPVSVDTELTEDLAPLLPPPPVQEPPTASILQPVSPDRPTVSEQPSTALNRQPEQRTPSSGGGQKEPSQEQLETVETKEVCGFCRKPVALSETAIEALNRTYHASCFQCRQCHIPLAGKLYYNKAGIPLCEDCYQASLELCWACGEVIKDHVIRALERAYHPPCFVCATCSQPIGEQRFAQGEVGEVYCLQDYYRKYAPQCSACQQLIIPREDGTDSYTVECLGRSFHEDCYRCEVCSTQLSPEPNNHGCHPLDGRVLCKSCHLTMVQSAQL